From Numenius arquata chromosome 4, bNumArq3.hap1.1, whole genome shotgun sequence, a single genomic window includes:
- the VXN gene encoding vexin → MHQIYSCSDENLEVFTTVISSKSCSPARRRAKSTQHILAKSVVAISDHRPHRPEKLQPHQGDLLHMLYSEEEEQGLGHLQSGHRGPCPTKGTARHVGITKRESSNSCNHLLDGKSLFPPSPVAHITARGVAVTDSPAGDSSSMEDHRHRWRKTVEYDLTLPPGAEASLPLTGGSLCGTPSLLRKMWMKHKKKSEYLGATNSAFEAD, encoded by the exons ATGCACCAGATTTACAGCTGCAGCGACGAGAATTTGGAAGTTTTCACCACCGTGATTTCGTCCAAAT CATGTAGTCCTGCCCGACGACGAGCCAAAAGTACACAGCACATCCTAGCAAAGAGc GTGGTAGCCATATCCGATCATCGGCCCCACAGGCCCGAGAAGCTGCAGCCCCACCAGGGTGACCTCCTCCACATGCTGTACAgtgaagaggaggagcagggcttGGGCCATCTGCAGAGTGGGCATCGGGGACCTTGCCCCACCAAGGGCACTGCCCGGCACG TGGGAATTACTAAGCGAGAGTCATCCAACTCCTGTAATCACCTGCTGGATGGAAAATCTTTG TTCCCACCGTCGCCGGTTGCCCATATCACAGCGAGAGGGGTGGCTGTCACAGACTCGCCCGCTGGCGACAGCTCTTCGATGGAAGA CCACAGGCATCGCTGGAGGAAGACGGTAGAGTACGACCTGACCCTGCCACCAGGAGCAGAAGCTTCCCTACCGCTGACGGGAGGCAGCCTGTGTGGGACACCCAGCCTCCTGAGGAAGATGTGGATGAAGCACAAGAAGAAGTCAGAGTACCTGGGGGCAACCAATAGTGCCTTTGAGGCGGACTGA